One genomic region from Candidatus Saccharimonadia bacterium encodes:
- a CDS encoding ornithine cyclodeaminase — MKILTVETLATLIGRHGLDAYLTDLMRALERDFGRWAQFTQMPRPAMHVPGGVLELMPVCDGTYYTYKYVNCHPKNPELGLQTVVATGQLSRIDTGYPLLYSEMTLLTALRTAATSALVTNLMARPDASILAIIGTGAQSEFQVQAAQLVRNLTSVRYFDIDPAAMDKFERNLAGSPLRLVRCHSAEEATAGADIVTVCTACKAHVDVIKNDWIKPGVHINGLGGDCPGKTELEATLLPRCRIVVEYFDQSFIEGEIQRFSLPEAKKAVLGELHELITGAKSGRQHDDDITLFDSVGIGLEDYSALRLTYELTERYGLGEEHNFTPSLADPKDLMAVVRAAPDA, encoded by the coding sequence ATGAAAATCCTCACCGTCGAAACCCTCGCCACGCTCATCGGCCGCCACGGCCTCGATGCCTACCTTACCGACCTCATGCGGGCCCTGGAGCGCGATTTTGGGCGCTGGGCACAATTCACCCAAATGCCGCGCCCCGCCATGCATGTGCCTGGCGGTGTGCTCGAGCTCATGCCGGTCTGCGACGGCACCTACTACACCTATAAATACGTCAACTGCCATCCCAAAAATCCCGAGCTCGGGCTTCAGACCGTGGTCGCCACAGGCCAGCTCTCGCGCATCGATACCGGCTACCCGCTCCTGTACAGCGAAATGACGCTCCTCACCGCCCTGCGCACCGCCGCCACCTCGGCGCTCGTCACCAACCTGATGGCGCGCCCAGACGCGTCCATCCTAGCCATTATCGGCACCGGCGCGCAAAGTGAATTTCAGGTGCAGGCCGCGCAGCTGGTGCGCAATCTTACCAGCGTGCGCTATTTCGACATCGATCCCGCGGCTATGGATAAGTTCGAGCGCAACCTGGCCGGGTCGCCGCTGCGGCTGGTGCGTTGCCACAGCGCCGAGGAGGCCACCGCTGGCGCCGACATCGTGACCGTCTGCACCGCCTGCAAGGCGCACGTCGACGTCATCAAAAACGATTGGATCAAGCCCGGCGTGCACATCAATGGCCTGGGCGGCGACTGCCCCGGCAAGACCGAGCTGGAGGCGACCCTACTGCCCCGATGTCGCATCGTAGTAGAGTATTTCGACCAATCGTTTATAGAGGGAGAGATACAGCGATTTAGCCTCCCTGAAGCCAAAAAAGCCGTACTGGGCGAACTCCACGAGCTCATTACCGGCGCCAAATCCGGCCGCCAACACGATGACGACATCACCTTGTTTGATTCGGTCGGCATCGGCCTGGAAGATTACTCCGCGCTGCGGCTCACCTACGAACTAACCGAGCGCTATGGACTCGGCGAGGAGCACAATTTCACACCCTCGCTAGCCGATCCCAAGGATCTCATGGCCGTTGTGCGCGCCGCCCCAGACGCCTAG
- a CDS encoding VOC family protein has protein sequence MFKDTHAFSGFSVDDQAAAKKFYSETLGIEVQEDPMGLSLKIAGSNPIFVYPKDDHVPASFTILNFPVDDIDTAVKALKAKGVTFEHYDDLTDDGDIARGLTTGRGPDIAWFKDPAGNVLAVLQQD, from the coding sequence ATGTTTAAAGACACCCACGCATTTAGCGGTTTTTCCGTGGACGATCAAGCGGCGGCCAAAAAGTTTTATAGCGAAACCCTAGGCATCGAAGTGCAAGAAGATCCCATGGGCCTATCGCTCAAGATAGCCGGCTCAAATCCAATTTTTGTGTACCCCAAAGACGACCACGTACCCGCCAGCTTCACCATTCTCAATTTCCCCGTCGACGACATCGACACGGCCGTGAAGGCGCTCAAGGCCAAAGGCGTTACGTTTGAACACTACGACGACCTGACCGACGACGGCGACATCGCCCGAGGCCTCACCACTGGCCGCGGCCCCGACATTGCCTGGTTCAAGGACCCGGCCGGCAATGTGCTCGCGGTACTACAGCAAGACTAG
- a CDS encoding response regulator transcription factor — MKILLIDDNQLIFDSVKSRLAPTYVVDSADTGYEGIERARLIRYGLILLDLGLPDMDGFEVCRALRSANVGAPILILTVRKDSATSVRLLNCGADDFLTKPFNGDELRARIAALLRRSSEMHEEKIIKVSDLTMNVTRRQVTRSGTIISLRRKEFDILEYLISNQGHALTRSMILDHVWEAGTEGWNNTVDVHIKHLRDKVDRPFGMPLIKTAYGIGYMVDDT; from the coding sequence ATGAAAATTCTCTTGATAGACGATAATCAGCTTATCTTCGACAGTGTGAAATCGAGACTAGCTCCAACCTACGTGGTCGATTCGGCCGACACGGGGTACGAGGGCATCGAGCGCGCGCGTTTGATTCGGTATGGACTGATTTTGCTCGATTTGGGGCTGCCGGATATGGATGGGTTTGAGGTGTGCCGCGCACTCCGTAGTGCCAATGTTGGGGCGCCGATCTTGATATTGACGGTCCGCAAGGACTCAGCCACCTCGGTGCGATTGCTCAATTGCGGAGCTGACGACTTCCTTACGAAGCCGTTTAACGGTGATGAGCTCAGGGCTCGGATTGCGGCGTTGCTGCGGCGTAGCAGCGAGATGCATGAGGAAAAAATCATCAAAGTCAGCGACCTAACCATGAATGTGACCCGGCGCCAGGTGACGCGTTCGGGCACGATCATTTCATTGCGACGCAAAGAATTTGATATTTTGGAATATTTGATCAGCAATCAGGGACACGCCCTCACGAGGTCGATGATTCTCGACCACGTCTGGGAGGCCGGCACCGAGGGCTGGAATAATACCGTGGACGTACACATCAAGCACCTGCGCGATAAGGTGGATCGGCCGTTTGGGATGCCGCTGATCAAGACAGCCTATGGGATCGGTTATATGGTCGATGACACGTAG
- a CDS encoding DUF6609 family protein: MEFLHDLARTYPLMRGGAILFILVGLGIIIGGFGRRRWMLGWLIGGAVAAVLAMAGLSITKVIFAGLGSPSPLHWIIMGIGFAVEFCLVNYVVFTIKDHDSREFWLWMLVVVGAHFLVFTFSHGPFAGALGLICIANALIGLRLKRVDFHAFWIVDGFLKLAVGCAMLAATLV; the protein is encoded by the coding sequence ATGGAATTTTTACACGACTTGGCACGGACCTATCCGCTGATGCGGGGCGGGGCGATATTGTTTATTTTGGTAGGCTTGGGGATTATTATCGGCGGCTTTGGCCGGCGGCGCTGGATGCTCGGCTGGCTCATCGGCGGGGCCGTGGCGGCGGTGCTGGCGATGGCCGGGCTCTCGATCACCAAGGTGATATTTGCCGGCTTGGGCTCACCGTCACCACTGCATTGGATCATCATGGGCATAGGGTTTGCGGTGGAGTTTTGCCTGGTAAATTACGTGGTGTTTACGATCAAGGATCACGACTCCCGGGAGTTTTGGCTATGGATGCTCGTGGTGGTGGGAGCGCATTTTCTGGTTTTTACCTTTTCGCACGGGCCGTTTGCGGGCGCACTAGGATTGATCTGTATCGCCAATGCGCTGATTGGGCTGAGGCTTAAACGGGTTGATTTTCACGCTTTTTGGATCGTCGACGGCTTCTTGAAGCTGGCGGTGGGCTGCGCTATGCTAGCCGCCACCCTCGTTTAG
- a CDS encoding group II truncated hemoglobin, with translation MADRHIPTLYEWAGGSEAFERLVTTFYDLTLQDELLRPFFEHMSAKHKHYVALWLIEVFGGPKVYSEVYGALKGHPHMIRRHLELTIPEAARVRWIQLMQRAADIEKLPNDAEFRSAFVAYFEWGTRMNQVFANGAPVPDESPVPSWGWGERTPYIPPE, from the coding sequence ATGGCAGACCGACACATTCCAACACTGTACGAATGGGCTGGGGGGTCCGAAGCCTTTGAGCGGCTCGTGACGACGTTTTACGATTTGACGCTCCAAGACGAACTATTGCGGCCGTTTTTTGAGCATATGTCGGCGAAGCATAAGCATTATGTGGCATTGTGGCTTATCGAGGTTTTTGGCGGTCCTAAGGTATATTCTGAGGTCTACGGGGCCTTGAAGGGCCATCCGCACATGATTCGGCGGCACCTGGAACTCACGATTCCAGAAGCGGCACGAGTGCGGTGGATTCAGCTCATGCAGCGCGCCGCGGACATCGAGAAGTTGCCCAACGATGCGGAGTTTCGTTCGGCCTTCGTGGCTTATTTTGAGTGGGGCACTCGTATGAACCAGGTGTTTGCGAACGGGGCTCCGGTGCCGGACGAGTCGCCGGTGCCGAGCTGGGGCTGGGGGGAACGAACGCCATATATACCACCCGAGTAG
- a CDS encoding EamA family transporter: MLDWKILAVTTPLLFVSYQALSKLLPKDISAFLINAYASLVGLVVMLLLFFLTSPNKSLQLPPKYLSIAVGIGLFISFGNFGIIKAYSLGAPQSAFTPLFYIALIIYGTLFGWLIWHEKLTLLQIAGILLACIGIYMAAHFKK, from the coding sequence ATGCTCGACTGGAAAATACTCGCTGTCACGACGCCGCTCTTATTCGTCAGCTATCAGGCTTTGTCAAAATTGCTGCCCAAGGACATCTCAGCCTTTTTGATCAACGCCTATGCCTCCCTCGTAGGCCTCGTCGTCATGCTGCTGCTCTTTTTTCTGACGTCGCCGAACAAATCTCTGCAACTTCCGCCCAAATATCTCTCGATCGCCGTCGGCATCGGGCTGTTCATTAGCTTTGGAAACTTCGGCATCATCAAGGCCTACAGTCTCGGCGCACCCCAGTCTGCCTTCACGCCGTTGTTCTATATCGCCCTCATCATTTATGGAACGCTTTTTGGCTGGCTCATTTGGCACGAGAAGCTCACCTTGCTGCAGATCGCCGGTATACTGCTCGCCTGCATTGGTATTTACATGGCCGCCCATTTTAAGAAGTAA
- a CDS encoding NAD(P)H-dependent oxidoreductase translates to MLKIQIILGSTRPGRTGEAVARWAYEMGQKRTDFEVELVDVQDYDLPLLDEPVPPSVADQYTKEHTKRWSQKIAEADGYVIVTGEYNHGIPGALKNAIDFLSREWRDKSVGFVSYGSSSGGARAVEHLRGVVSELQLADVREQLMLFLRSDFENMKDFQPTSHHEAQLNKIFDQVVRWAGALKTLRN, encoded by the coding sequence ATGCTCAAGATTCAGATTATCCTCGGGAGCACACGCCCCGGCCGGACCGGTGAGGCGGTGGCCCGATGGGCCTACGAAATGGGTCAAAAACGGACCGATTTTGAAGTCGAACTGGTCGACGTCCAGGACTATGATCTACCCTTACTCGACGAACCGGTGCCGCCCTCGGTCGCCGATCAGTACACCAAAGAGCACACCAAACGCTGGTCTCAAAAAATCGCCGAAGCCGACGGCTACGTCATCGTCACCGGCGAGTACAATCACGGCATTCCTGGCGCGCTCAAAAACGCTATTGATTTCCTCTCGCGCGAGTGGCGTGACAAATCGGTTGGGTTCGTGAGCTATGGCTCATCATCGGGCGGCGCCCGGGCCGTGGAGCATCTGCGCGGCGTCGTCAGCGAGCTTCAGTTGGCCGATGTCCGCGAGCAACTGATGCTCTTTTTGCGATCTGATTTTGAAAATATGAAAGACTTTCAACCCACCTCGCATCACGAGGCCCAACTCAACAAAATCTTCGACCAAGTCGTTCGCTGGGCCGGCGCCCTGAAGACCCTGCGCAACTAA
- the gnd gene encoding decarboxylating NADP(+)-dependent phosphogluconate dehydrogenase has protein sequence MPNNTEPKADIAVMGLAVMGQNLILNMNDHGFTVVAFNRTLSKIDDFLAGPAKGTRVVGAHSVAEMVSLLKRPRRVMLMVKAGAPVDEAIEQLLPHLEAGDIIIDGGNSLFTDTARRVEYAQSKGLLYVGAGVSGGEEGARRGPSIMPGGTPAAWPEVKEIFQAIAAKVEDGTPCCDWVGEGGAGHYVKMVHNGIEYGDMQLIAEAYQLLRDRLGLSADAMAKIFAAWNKTELDSYLIQITAEILAFKDSDGSPLVDHILDAAGQKGTGKWTVIDSAQLGTPVTLIAEAVFARCLSALKDERVAAAGRLKGPAVPPPADQAAYLEQARQALYAAKIVSYTQGYMLMRAAAAEYGWNLNYGGIALMWRGGCIIRSRFLGDIKAAYDADPQLTNLLLTPFFAAAIEAAGPAWRATVADAVTAGVPVPAMSTALAFYDGYRTANLPANLIQAQRDYFGAHTFERTDRPRGEFSHADWTGHGGDTSSSAYQV, from the coding sequence ATGCCGAACAATACCGAACCCAAGGCCGATATCGCCGTCATGGGCCTAGCCGTCATGGGCCAAAACCTTATTCTCAACATGAACGACCACGGCTTTACCGTCGTGGCGTTCAACCGCACGCTGAGCAAAATCGACGATTTTTTGGCCGGTCCCGCTAAAGGCACGCGGGTAGTGGGCGCGCACTCGGTGGCCGAAATGGTCTCACTCCTCAAGCGGCCACGTCGCGTGATGCTCATGGTGAAGGCCGGCGCGCCCGTGGACGAGGCCATCGAGCAATTGCTACCACACCTCGAAGCTGGCGACATCATCATCGATGGCGGCAACTCGCTCTTTACCGACACCGCCCGCCGCGTGGAGTACGCTCAGTCCAAGGGGCTGCTGTATGTGGGGGCCGGGGTTTCGGGCGGCGAGGAGGGCGCGCGGCGCGGGCCGTCCATTATGCCCGGCGGCACCCCGGCCGCGTGGCCCGAGGTTAAGGAGATCTTTCAGGCTATCGCGGCCAAGGTCGAAGACGGCACCCCTTGCTGCGACTGGGTGGGGGAGGGCGGCGCCGGCCACTACGTGAAGATGGTGCACAACGGCATCGAGTACGGCGACATGCAGCTCATCGCCGAAGCCTATCAGCTGTTGCGCGACCGGCTCGGCCTGAGCGCCGATGCCATGGCCAAAATCTTTGCCGCGTGGAACAAAACCGAGCTCGATAGCTACCTCATCCAGATCACCGCCGAAATCCTCGCTTTCAAAGACTCCGACGGCTCGCCGCTGGTCGACCACATCCTCGACGCCGCCGGCCAAAAGGGCACCGGCAAGTGGACGGTGATTGATTCGGCGCAGCTAGGTACTCCGGTGACACTCATCGCCGAGGCCGTGTTCGCGCGCTGCCTCTCGGCTCTCAAGGACGAGCGCGTCGCGGCGGCCGGCCGGCTCAAAGGCCCCGCCGTGCCCCCGCCGGCCGACCAGGCGGCCTACCTCGAGCAGGCTCGCCAGGCGCTCTACGCCGCCAAAATCGTCAGTTACACCCAGGGCTACATGCTGATGCGCGCGGCCGCCGCTGAGTACGGCTGGAATCTAAACTACGGTGGCATCGCCCTCATGTGGCGCGGCGGCTGCATCATCCGCAGCCGTTTCCTGGGCGACATCAAGGCCGCCTACGACGCCGACCCCCAGCTCACCAACCTGCTGCTAACGCCGTTCTTTGCCGCCGCCATCGAGGCGGCCGGGCCGGCGTGGCGCGCCACGGTCGCCGACGCCGTGACCGCCGGCGTGCCCGTACCCGCCATGAGCACCGCGCTCGCTTTTTACGACGGCTACCGCACAGCTAATCTGCCCGCCAACCTGATCCAAGCTCAGCGCGACTACTTTGGCGCACACACCTTTGAGCGCACCGACCGGCCACGGGGCGAGTTCTCGCACGCCGACTGGACCGGTCACGGCGGCGATACGAGCTCAAGCGCCTACCAGGTGTAG
- a CDS encoding RNA-binding protein — protein sequence MSANKLFVGSLGYSVTDEELAELFATAGTVVSAKVIIDRDMNRSKGFGFVEMSTDEEAQNAIAQLAGKELGGRAIVVNVAKPMTERSSNPSSSRGSRY from the coding sequence ATGTCTGCTAATAAATTGTTTGTAGGATCGCTTGGATACAGCGTAACTGACGAAGAGCTCGCTGAGCTTTTTGCCACTGCCGGTACGGTAGTGTCGGCCAAGGTCATCATTGACCGCGACATGAACCGCTCAAAGGGCTTCGGCTTCGTAGAAATGAGCACCGACGAAGAGGCTCAGAACGCGATCGCTCAGCTGGCCGGTAAAGAACTTGGTGGCCGCGCGATCGTCGTGAACGTCGCCAAGCCAATGACCGAGCGCAGCAGCAACCCCAGCTCTTCGCGCGGCAGCCGCTACTAA
- a CDS encoding calcium-binding protein: MDTPKPRNNQKLAAVFGLVVIVAAIGAGVAFLAPKSDGQVIGGATSPTPTATADATPTAATTSAAYKDGTYTANGSYDSPGGLETVHLSVTLVSGLVSDSNATTTGNNPTGRLYQGKFLGGYKGLVVGRNVDSIKLSRVSGSSLTSGGFNDALAKIKTQAKA, from the coding sequence GTGGATACCCCGAAACCGAGGAACAACCAGAAGCTAGCCGCCGTCTTTGGCCTGGTGGTAATAGTAGCTGCGATAGGAGCGGGGGTGGCCTTTTTGGCACCAAAATCAGACGGCCAAGTCATCGGCGGCGCCACCTCGCCCACGCCCACCGCTACGGCTGACGCCACCCCGACCGCAGCCACCACCAGCGCCGCCTACAAAGACGGCACCTACACAGCCAACGGCAGCTACGACTCGCCCGGCGGCCTCGAAACCGTTCACCTTAGCGTCACCCTCGTCAGCGGCTTGGTGAGCGATTCGAACGCCACCACCACCGGCAACAATCCCACCGGCCGGCTGTATCAGGGCAAATTCCTCGGCGGCTACAAGGGCCTCGTGGTGGGTCGCAATGTCGACTCCATCAAACTCTCGCGTGTCTCGGGTTCGTCACTAACGTCCGGTGGCTTTAATGATGCCCTCGCCAAGATCAAGACCCAAGCCAAGGCCTAA
- a CDS encoding FAD:protein FMN transferase encodes MMPSPRSRPKPRPNVAGPATRQWQFDAIGTRWSVEALQVVPPAVWARARRAVAGRIEQFDRDYSRFRADSLVSAMARTAGRYQLPPDAQPLFDLYRELYDLTAGAVTPLVGGLLAAAGYDAAYSLRPGTLTPPPAWPGTLRYEFPHLTLARPVSLDLGAAGKGYLVDLVAGVLRTHGITAYCVDAGGDMAHQGALEADPLAVGLEHPADAGQVIGVAQLRNQSLCGSAGNRRAWAGLNHIIDPHTRTSPTHLRAVWAVADTTLLADALTTALYFVPPPILAAHYVFEYALVYEDFSLEHSADFPAAFFTTPAISAL; translated from the coding sequence ATGATGCCCTCGCCAAGATCAAGACCCAAGCCAAGGCCTAACGTCGCGGGCCCAGCCACCCGCCAATGGCAATTTGACGCCATCGGCACGCGCTGGTCCGTTGAGGCCCTGCAGGTGGTGCCGCCGGCCGTTTGGGCTCGGGCCCGTCGCGCCGTCGCTGGGCGCATTGAGCAGTTCGATCGCGATTACTCGCGGTTTCGGGCCGATTCGCTCGTATCGGCAATGGCCCGCACCGCCGGCCGCTACCAGCTGCCGCCCGACGCGCAGCCGCTATTTGATCTGTACCGCGAGCTCTACGACCTCACCGCCGGCGCCGTCACGCCGCTCGTGGGCGGGCTGCTGGCCGCCGCCGGGTACGACGCCGCCTACAGCCTGCGCCCCGGCACCCTCACACCCCCGCCGGCCTGGCCCGGCACGTTGCGCTACGAATTTCCGCACCTCACCCTGGCCCGCCCCGTCTCCCTCGACCTGGGCGCCGCCGGCAAAGGCTACCTGGTAGATCTGGTGGCCGGCGTGCTGCGGACCCACGGCATCACGGCCTATTGCGTCGACGCCGGCGGCGACATGGCCCACCAGGGCGCGCTCGAGGCGGATCCCCTGGCCGTCGGGCTCGAGCACCCCGCCGACGCCGGTCAAGTCATCGGCGTGGCGCAGCTGCGCAACCAAAGCCTCTGCGGCTCGGCTGGCAACCGGCGAGCGTGGGCGGGCCTCAATCACATCATCGATCCGCATACACGGACATCACCCACCCACCTTCGCGCGGTCTGGGCGGTAGCCGACACCACCCTGCTCGCTGATGCCCTCACCACGGCGCTTTATTTTGTGCCCCCGCCGATACTGGCGGCTCATTATGTCTTTGAATACGCTCTCGTCTACGAAGATTTCTCGCTCGAGCACTCCGCCGATTTCCCCGCCGCCTTTTTTACCACCCCTGCAATCAGTGCTCTATAA
- a CDS encoding HAD family phosphatase, translated as MHIRAAIIDFDKTLTTADMSDLLAETVGKKAESQQLNQLFQNGKLRGLNGLVQRVNFLTGLSIDQLEAFAEQHDCLRPGAVALFEYFRRHHIVTIIASGSTVPFLEIYQRRLGADYVVGSRPAMNGAIMGSVTEADYSGPDFKVRDCRVILERLHIPAENVVAIGDSMADQGIFEFAACSIAIDPHPGIVAYADHVIAHDLTRALPILDRLSGRAAA; from the coding sequence ATGCATATTCGCGCCGCCATCATAGACTTCGACAAAACGCTTACCACTGCCGATATGTCCGATCTGTTGGCCGAAACCGTCGGCAAAAAGGCCGAAAGCCAACAGCTCAACCAACTGTTCCAAAACGGAAAACTTCGGGGTCTCAACGGGCTGGTTCAGCGCGTCAATTTTCTGACCGGGTTGTCGATAGACCAGCTCGAAGCCTTTGCCGAGCAGCATGATTGTTTGCGCCCCGGCGCCGTGGCGCTGTTTGAATATTTTCGTCGTCATCATATCGTCACCATCATTGCTTCGGGCAGCACCGTGCCGTTCCTCGAAATCTACCAACGCCGACTCGGCGCCGATTACGTGGTGGGCAGCCGCCCGGCCATGAACGGCGCCATCATGGGATCGGTCACCGAAGCCGATTACTCCGGTCCCGACTTCAAGGTTCGAGACTGCCGAGTGATCCTGGAGCGCCTGCATATCCCGGCCGAGAATGTGGTCGCCATCGGCGACTCCATGGCCGATCAGGGAATTTTCGAATTCGCGGCCTGCAGCATCGCCATCGATCCCCACCCCGGCATCGTGGCCTACGCCGATCATGTCATCGCCCACGATCTGACCCGCGCCCTACCGATTCTCGACCGCCTCAGCGGACGGGCCGCCGCATGA
- a CDS encoding YcnI family protein — protein MRKPLLPIIITIFASLVPLSASAHVVVGPAQVGVGALQAFSVGVPNERDSATVALRLVIPGGLASVRPNVKPGWTIAMAKTGSGDDARVTEITWTGGQIPPDQRDEFALSAQAPAQPTSLTWKAYQTYADGTVVSWDQAPDGKGDEHIKPYSVTKVIDDLATGPTTPATSAAMAQTALVIASLALLVAAAGFVRRRR, from the coding sequence GTGCGTAAACCGTTACTGCCCATCATTATCACCATTTTTGCCAGTCTCGTACCCCTGAGCGCATCGGCCCACGTGGTCGTTGGGCCTGCCCAAGTCGGCGTGGGCGCGCTCCAAGCCTTTAGCGTGGGCGTGCCCAACGAGCGCGACTCGGCCACCGTCGCGTTGCGCCTGGTAATACCCGGCGGCCTCGCCTCTGTCAGGCCCAACGTCAAGCCCGGCTGGACCATCGCCATGGCCAAAACCGGTTCCGGCGACGATGCCCGCGTCACTGAGATCACCTGGACCGGCGGCCAGATCCCGCCCGACCAGCGCGACGAGTTTGCTTTGAGCGCTCAAGCTCCAGCCCAGCCCACGTCGCTCACCTGGAAGGCCTACCAAACCTACGCCGACGGCACCGTCGTATCATGGGACCAGGCCCCCGATGGCAAAGGCGATGAGCATATCAAGCCATACTCGGTCACCAAGGTGATCGACGACCTCGCTACCGGTCCCACCACCCCCGCCACGTCCGCCGCCATGGCGCAAACCGCCCTCGTGATCGCCAGCCTAGCGCTGCTCGTAGCCGCCGCCGGATTTGTACGCCGCCGCCGTTAG
- a CDS encoding NADP-dependent oxidoreductase: MKAAQAVKYGGQEAVKTDPNAPRPTITADQVLVEVYAAGVNPFDFKVREGQVRQMAELTFPATLGGDLAGVVAEVGENVQGLTPGTAVYGQAGALSGHGSFAEYAPVASGSLAPKPANLDFIQAAALPLAAVSAYQALVEVAGLAGGQTVLIHGGAGGIGSLAIQIAAHLGARVTATAAGAHKDYVLSLGANTALDYQAEPLTAQSGRYDVVFDTVGDDVYEQSFAVIKPGGIVVTMSARPNEALAAEHHARTAGMHTQVTAERLAAVTKLVEAGVLAPHVDKVFPLDEAAAALDYLQHGRPKGKVVIAVKPS; encoded by the coding sequence ATGAAAGCAGCTCAGGCCGTTAAATATGGCGGTCAGGAAGCCGTAAAAACCGACCCAAACGCCCCGCGGCCAACCATTACGGCCGATCAAGTGTTGGTGGAGGTGTACGCCGCCGGCGTCAACCCATTTGACTTCAAAGTTCGCGAAGGCCAGGTACGCCAGATGGCCGAGCTCACCTTCCCCGCTACCCTGGGCGGTGATCTGGCCGGCGTGGTGGCTGAAGTAGGGGAGAACGTTCAGGGCCTCACACCCGGCACCGCTGTCTACGGACAGGCCGGCGCCCTCAGCGGCCACGGCTCGTTTGCCGAATACGCACCCGTAGCGTCAGGCTCGCTCGCCCCCAAACCCGCCAATCTCGACTTCATCCAGGCCGCCGCCCTCCCGCTCGCGGCCGTCAGCGCGTATCAAGCGCTCGTTGAGGTAGCCGGGCTCGCCGGGGGCCAAACCGTTCTGATCCACGGCGGCGCCGGCGGTATCGGCAGCCTGGCCATCCAGATCGCCGCCCACCTCGGTGCCCGTGTCACCGCCACCGCCGCCGGTGCGCACAAGGATTACGTGCTGAGCCTCGGCGCCAACACCGCGCTCGACTACCAAGCCGAGCCCCTTACCGCCCAGTCCGGCCGCTACGACGTCGTGTTCGACACCGTCGGCGACGACGTTTACGAGCAATCCTTTGCCGTCATCAAACCCGGCGGCATCGTCGTCACCATGAGTGCCCGCCCCAACGAGGCGCTGGCCGCCGAGCACCACGCCCGCACCGCCGGCATGCACACCCAAGTGACCGCCGAGCGCCTAGCCGCCGTCACCAAGCTGGTAGAGGCCGGCGTCCTCGCTCCCCATGTCGACAAGGTCTTTCCGCTCGACGAGGCCGCCGCCGCCCTCGACTACCTCCAGCACGGCCGACCCAAGGGCAAGGTCGTGATCGCGGTCAAGCCTTCTTAG
- a CDS encoding TfoX/Sxy family protein, with product MATDKRTVEFLAEQTAGAGNIRTRAMFGEYALYCDDKVVALICDDQLYVKITSASRPYLDESYDYPAYPGAKPSIRVPEDYWDDAAWMARLIRETADSLPAKKA from the coding sequence ATGGCGACCGATAAACGCACGGTAGAATTTTTGGCGGAACAAACCGCGGGCGCGGGCAACATTCGCACACGAGCCATGTTTGGGGAATATGCGCTGTACTGCGACGACAAGGTGGTGGCGCTCATTTGCGACGATCAGCTGTACGTAAAGATCACTTCCGCGAGCCGTCCGTATCTGGACGAGTCGTATGACTACCCGGCCTATCCCGGGGCTAAGCCTTCGATTCGGGTGCCCGAAGATTACTGGGACGATGCGGCGTGGATGGCGAGGTTGATTCGCGAAACGGCGGATAGTCTGCCGGCTAAGAAGGCTTGA